The Flavobacterium faecale genome has a segment encoding these proteins:
- a CDS encoding DEAD/DEAH box helicase, giving the protein MLENFIEVEKEDKKELYAYQQGDIDAIFERIDNGPKQHHLLYQLPTGGGKTVIFSEIVRRYISKHQKKVVVLTHRIELCKQTSKMLKGFGVKNKIINSKVKDLPDQNEYSCFVAMVETLKNRINDEKLHLDNIGLVIIDEAHYNSFRKLLSSFKNAFILGVTATPLSSNIKLPMHQSYDELIVGDTIASLIDQGFLARAVTYSYDVGLTSLKVGINGDYTVKSSDDLYTNTLMQEKLLHAYTERSLGKKTLIFNNGINTSLYVYETFREAGYPVRHLDNTSSNEERKEILQWFKHTPDAILSSVGILTTGFDEPTVETIILNRATKSLTLYYQMIGRGSRKLPLKDEFSVIDLGNNAARFGLWSEPVNWQHIFKSPEFYLENLRDDSEIELHFKYTMPAELRAKFSKTEDVTFDVDEEHKAAIAQNLRSKVVLEKSLDQHAAMCVDNTEELRDARMLSKELAADIECRIKRYSKCLSQCSKNYREWLVEDYSLKLTLLIGKKYREKILRELDEEEDEDEDQS; this is encoded by the coding sequence ATGCTCGAAAATTTTATAGAAGTAGAAAAAGAAGATAAAAAGGAACTTTATGCATATCAACAAGGCGATATTGACGCTATTTTTGAACGCATAGACAATGGACCAAAGCAACATCATTTGTTATACCAATTACCAACGGGTGGAGGTAAAACGGTGATTTTTTCTGAAATTGTTCGTAGATATATTTCTAAGCACCAAAAGAAGGTTGTTGTACTAACTCACAGAATTGAGTTGTGTAAGCAAACATCAAAAATGTTGAAAGGCTTTGGTGTGAAAAATAAAATTATTAACAGTAAAGTTAAGGATCTTCCGGATCAAAACGAATATTCATGTTTCGTGGCGATGGTCGAAACTTTGAAAAACCGTATCAATGACGAAAAGTTACACTTAGACAATATTGGTCTAGTGATTATTGATGAGGCGCATTACAATTCCTTTAGAAAATTATTAAGTTCTTTTAAGAACGCCTTTATTTTGGGGGTAACTGCTACGCCGTTAAGCTCGAATATAAAATTACCAATGCACCAAAGCTATGATGAATTAATTGTAGGAGACACGATCGCCTCTTTAATTGATCAAGGTTTCTTGGCGCGTGCTGTTACCTATAGTTATGATGTGGGATTGACCTCTTTGAAAGTAGGTATAAATGGTGATTATACTGTAAAATCATCAGATGATTTGTATACCAATACGTTGATGCAAGAAAAACTATTGCACGCTTACACAGAGCGATCATTGGGTAAAAAGACATTGATCTTTAACAATGGTATTAATACGTCGCTTTATGTTTATGAAACCTTTAGAGAGGCAGGATATCCCGTGCGTCACCTAGATAATACGAGCAGTAATGAAGAACGTAAAGAAATTTTGCAATGGTTCAAACACACGCCTGATGCTATTTTGTCTTCAGTCGGGATTCTTACCACTGGTTTTGATGAACCAACGGTAGAAACTATTATTTTGAATAGAGCTACCAAGTCTTTGACATTATATTATCAAATGATAGGTCGTGGTTCTCGTAAACTACCATTAAAAGATGAGTTCTCTGTAATTGATTTGGGGAATAACGCTGCGCGTTTTGGATTATGGAGTGAGCCTGTAAACTGGCAACATATCTTTAAATCGCCAGAATTCTATCTAGAAAATCTTAGGGATGACTCTGAAATCGAATTGCATTTTAAATACACTATGCCAGCAGAATTGCGAGCAAAATTTAGTAAAACAGAAGATGTAACATTTGACGTCGATGAAGAACACAAAGCAGCAATAGCACAAAACTTACGTTCGAAAGTAGTTCTTGAAAAATCATTGGATCAGCATGCTGCCATGTGTGTAGATAATACCGAAGAATTGAGAGATGCTAGAATGCTGTCAAAAGAATTGGCTGCCGATATAGAATGCCGTATCAAACGCTACTCAAAATGTTTGAGTCAGTGTAGTAAAAATTACCGTGAGTGGTTGGTAGAAGATTATTCTTTGAAACTAACATTACTTATCGGGAAAAAATACAGAGAAAAAATATTACGTGAATTAGATGAAGAAGAGGACGAAGACGAAGATCAATCGTAA
- a CDS encoding DEAD/DEAH box helicase codes for MPKQFLDLGISAPILKALAELNIVEPTEIQQKSIPLLLSNTTDVVGVAKTGTGKTAAFGLPLLQLIDVKNTAVQAVILAPTRELGHQIFNNLESFAKYSTEISIAATCGGIPIKPQMERLQSATHIVVATPGRLIDLIERKAIDLSQTAFLVLDEADEMVSILKESLDTIVAALPKVHKTILFSATMPGTIKQLIQNYLHKNVVQVSASMETVGNQGIDHQYIVVDPIEKLDVLMHFLNSKEGERGIIFCKTKAAVNKLAKNLAINRFSSGAIHGSLSQGIRDRIMDQFREGHINILVATDLAARGIDVKEISYVVNYHLPDAYEAYVHRSGRTARAGAKGLSLTVLQPEEVNEIPEFEKELGIKFHLFQKPSEASIEENNTLLWAKQIFKTKPNHEVDQNLKAKIKTIFHHLTKDELVDKILANYLLQNKNTPAEKPVKKLKKN; via the coding sequence ATGCCAAAACAATTCTTAGATTTAGGAATTTCAGCACCAATTCTAAAAGCACTTGCCGAATTGAATATTGTTGAACCTACAGAAATTCAACAAAAATCCATTCCGCTACTTTTAAGCAACACTACTGATGTGGTAGGAGTTGCCAAAACAGGTACTGGTAAAACAGCTGCATTTGGATTGCCATTGTTACAACTTATAGATGTCAAAAATACCGCTGTACAAGCGGTAATTTTGGCTCCAACGCGTGAATTAGGACATCAAATTTTTAATAATTTGGAGTCGTTTGCAAAGTATTCAACAGAGATTTCTATAGCGGCAACATGTGGTGGAATTCCGATCAAACCTCAAATGGAACGCTTACAATCTGCTACACATATTGTAGTGGCCACTCCAGGTCGTTTAATTGATTTAATCGAAAGAAAAGCTATCGATTTGTCTCAAACTGCCTTTTTGGTATTGGATGAAGCTGATGAAATGGTGAGTATCTTAAAAGAAAGTCTAGATACTATAGTAGCAGCATTGCCCAAAGTTCACAAGACGATTTTGTTCTCGGCCACAATGCCAGGAACAATCAAGCAGTTGATTCAGAATTATTTGCATAAAAATGTTGTGCAAGTAAGTGCAAGTATGGAAACGGTAGGAAACCAAGGGATAGACCACCAATATATTGTGGTAGATCCGATTGAAAAACTAGACGTCTTAATGCATTTTTTGAATAGCAAAGAAGGAGAAAGAGGAATTATCTTTTGCAAAACTAAAGCAGCGGTAAACAAATTAGCCAAAAACCTAGCGATCAACCGATTTTCTTCAGGAGCAATTCACGGTAGTTTAAGTCAAGGAATTAGAGACCGAATCATGGACCAATTTCGTGAAGGGCATATCAATATATTAGTGGCCACTGATTTGGCAGCTAGAGGTATTGATGTCAAAGAAATATCATATGTGGTAAACTACCATCTTCCTGATGCTTACGAGGCCTACGTGCACCGTAGCGGGCGTACTGCGAGAGCAGGAGCAAAGGGACTTTCATTAACTGTGTTACAACCAGAAGAAGTGAATGAAATTCCTGAATTCGAAAAAGAATTAGGAATTAAGTTTCATCTTTTTCAAAAACCATCAGAAGCTAGTATTGAAGAAAATAATACACTTTTATGGGCCAAACAAATTTTTAAAACCAAACCGAACCACGAAGTAGACCAAAATTTAAAAGCAAAAATTAAAACCATCTTTCATCATCTGACCAAGGATGAATTGGTTGATAAAATTCTAGCGAATTATTTGCTTCAAAACAAAAATACACCAGCAGAAAAACCGGTGAAAAAATTAAAAAAGAACTAA
- a CDS encoding NAD(P)/FAD-dependent oxidoreductase — protein MEIVIIGGGFAGMNLAKALLNQDGVRVTLVDKNNYNFFPPLIYQVATAYLEPSSISYPFRKFFAGKKNLQFRLGEFQEVIPSENKVILSNGELFYDQLIFATGAETSYFGMENVKKNAIPMKTLNDAIVMRNTLLKNLEKAAITKDIRKRRKLLTVVVAGGGPTGVEISGMFAEMRKNIFLKEYPELATTASNIYLVDGGPALLAPMSKKSQEDTYKALTELGVVVKLNNNVVDYVDDTVHFANGDTIQTKNLIWAAGVTAREFKGIGAESYGRGKRLKTDAYNKIEGTQNIFAIGDTCIQFNDPSFEHGHPQVAQVAIQQGINLAKNFKLSMNGKAQVPFIYNDKGAMAIIGKNKAVVDLPKPEMHFKGFFAWIIWLFIHLISLITYRNKVKTFYNWMVAYFSKDNSLRMIIRPDKKAPKITTTES, from the coding sequence ATGGAAATCGTAATTATCGGAGGCGGTTTTGCGGGAATGAATCTCGCAAAAGCACTATTGAATCAAGATGGAGTTCGCGTAACTTTGGTTGATAAAAATAACTATAATTTTTTTCCTCCACTAATCTACCAAGTAGCTACAGCCTACTTGGAGCCTTCTAGTATCAGTTATCCTTTTAGAAAATTTTTTGCAGGTAAAAAAAATCTACAATTTCGCTTAGGCGAATTTCAAGAAGTAATACCTTCAGAAAATAAAGTAATTTTAAGTAATGGCGAATTGTTTTACGACCAACTAATTTTTGCTACTGGTGCAGAAACTAGTTACTTTGGAATGGAAAACGTTAAAAAGAACGCTATTCCAATGAAGACCTTGAACGATGCAATTGTGATGCGTAATACTTTGTTGAAAAACTTAGAAAAAGCAGCCATTACAAAAGATATACGTAAGCGTCGTAAATTACTAACGGTTGTTGTAGCTGGAGGTGGACCAACTGGAGTGGAGATTTCTGGAATGTTTGCCGAAATGCGTAAGAATATCTTCTTGAAAGAATATCCTGAATTAGCAACTACTGCCAGCAATATTTACTTGGTAGATGGTGGTCCGGCATTATTGGCACCAATGAGTAAAAAGTCGCAAGAAGATACTTATAAAGCATTAACCGAATTGGGGGTTGTGGTAAAATTGAACAACAATGTAGTTGACTATGTTGACGATACTGTTCATTTTGCAAATGGTGATACCATCCAAACCAAGAATCTTATCTGGGCAGCTGGTGTAACCGCACGAGAGTTTAAGGGCATTGGGGCTGAATCATATGGACGCGGTAAGCGTTTGAAAACCGATGCTTATAATAAAATTGAAGGTACGCAAAACATTTTTGCGATTGGAGATACTTGTATTCAATTTAATGATCCAAGTTTTGAACATGGACATCCACAAGTGGCACAAGTAGCAATACAACAAGGTATTAATTTGGCCAAAAACTTCAAGTTGAGTATGAACGGTAAAGCGCAAGTACCTTTTATCTACAATGATAAAGGAGCGATGGCTATTATCGGAAAAAATAAAGCAGTTGTTGATTTACCTAAACCAGAAATGCACTTCAAAGGTTTCTTTGCTTGGATCATTTGGTTGTTCATTCACTTGATCTCTTTGATTACTTATCGAAATAAAGTAAAAACCTTTTACAATTGGATGGTTGCTTATTTTTCTAAAGATAATTCATTACGAATGATCATTAGACCTGATAAAAAAGCACCAAAAATTACTACTACAGAATCATAA
- a CDS encoding OmpA/MotB family protein encodes MKKIVVALSVLTLLTSCVSKKKYQDLEARNKETQDLLNSATVKLNSCLEEKAGLTARVEGLRDHNETLMTTSKNLTMLTSKGAENLEKSLESLKEKDLRITRLQDAMTRKDSVTLALVSSLKSSVGISDPDIEINVEKGVVFISIADKLLFKSGSYDVTDKAKGVLAKVAKVVNDKPDFECMVEGHTDSVPYVGSGVLLDNWDLSVKRSTSIIRVLTNQLGVKPEQLIAAGRSSYIPLVSNDTAENRARNRRTRIVILPKIDQFYDMIEKEMKKQQGK; translated from the coding sequence ATGAAAAAAATCGTAGTCGCACTATCCGTACTTACACTTTTGACATCTTGCGTATCTAAAAAGAAATACCAAGATCTTGAAGCTAGAAATAAAGAAACTCAAGATTTATTGAATTCTGCTACTGTAAAATTAAACAGTTGTTTAGAAGAAAAAGCAGGTCTTACTGCAAGAGTTGAGGGATTAAGAGATCACAACGAAACGTTGATGACAACCTCTAAAAACTTAACAATGTTAACATCTAAAGGAGCTGAAAACTTAGAGAAATCTTTGGAAAGCTTAAAAGAGAAAGATTTAAGAATTACAAGATTGCAAGATGCAATGACAAGAAAAGACAGTGTTACTCTTGCATTGGTATCTAGCTTGAAAAGCTCAGTTGGAATCTCTGATCCAGATATCGAAATCAACGTTGAAAAAGGAGTTGTTTTCATCTCAATTGCTGATAAATTATTATTTAAAAGTGGTAGCTATGACGTAACTGACAAAGCAAAAGGTGTTTTGGCTAAAGTTGCTAAAGTGGTAAATGACAAACCAGACTTTGAATGTATGGTAGAAGGACACACTGATAGCGTACCTTATGTAGGTAGTGGTGTATTACTTGACAACTGGGATTTGAGTGTTAAACGTTCTACTTCAATTATCCGTGTTTTAACAAACCAATTGGGTGTTAAACCAGAACAATTAATTGCAGCAGGTAGAAGTTCTTACATTCCTTTAGTATCAAACGATACTGCTGAAAACAGAGCTCGTAACCGTAGAACTCGTATCGTAATTTTACCAAAAATTGATCAATTCTACGATATGATCGAAAAAGAAATGAAAAAACAACAAGGTAAATAA
- a CDS encoding glycosyltransferase family 2 protein, with protein sequence MKIAVVILNWNGVALLKQFLPSVIQYSPEATIYVADNASTDNSIPYIKEHFPTVQIVKNKENYGFAQGYNEALLHIDADVYALVNSDIEVTENWLVPIITTFEKEPNTAVLQPKILDFKIKANFEYAGAAGGFIDKYGFPYCRGRIFDTIEKDKGQYNDEKEIFWASGACFFIRSNVYKDLKGFDNDFFAHQEEIDLCWRILNQGYKIKYTPYSTVYHVGGATLDQGNPKKTYLNFRNSLFMLVKNLPTRSLFPIILSRMILDGIAGFKFISEGKWKHFWAILRAHFSFYGSFLSNYNKRTTKQQLHYYKEKSIVYKYYVQGGKIFVN encoded by the coding sequence ATGAAAATAGCAGTCGTCATACTCAACTGGAACGGAGTAGCTTTACTTAAACAATTTTTACCTTCGGTGATACAATATTCACCGGAAGCTACTATATATGTAGCAGACAATGCATCAACGGATAATTCTATACCTTATATTAAGGAGCATTTTCCAACGGTACAAATTGTCAAGAACAAAGAGAATTATGGTTTTGCGCAAGGCTATAACGAAGCGCTACTACATATCGACGCCGATGTCTATGCTTTGGTCAATTCTGATATTGAAGTTACCGAAAATTGGTTGGTGCCCATCATTACAACTTTCGAAAAAGAACCTAACACGGCTGTTTTGCAACCCAAAATTTTAGACTTCAAAATTAAAGCAAATTTTGAGTACGCAGGAGCTGCAGGAGGTTTTATTGATAAATATGGATTCCCATATTGTAGAGGTCGCATTTTTGACACAATCGAGAAAGACAAAGGGCAATACAATGACGAGAAAGAAATTTTTTGGGCCTCTGGGGCTTGTTTTTTTATTCGATCAAATGTTTATAAGGATTTAAAAGGGTTTGATAATGATTTTTTTGCCCATCAAGAGGAAATTGATTTGTGCTGGCGCATATTAAACCAAGGATACAAAATTAAATATACCCCTTATTCTACCGTTTATCATGTAGGCGGTGCAACTTTAGACCAAGGAAATCCAAAGAAAACATACTTGAATTTTAGAAATTCATTGTTTATGTTAGTTAAAAACTTACCCACTAGATCGCTTTTCCCTATTATTCTCTCTAGAATGATATTAGACGGAATAGCTGGTTTTAAATTTATTTCAGAAGGAAAATGGAAACATTTTTGGGCAATATTACGTGCTCATTTTAGCTTTTACGGTTCATTTTTAAGTAATTACAACAAACGAACCACAAAGCAACAATTACACTATTACAAAGAAAAGTCCATTGTTTACAAGTACTACGTACAAGGTGGCAAGATATTTGTTAACTAA
- a CDS encoding type I restriction enzyme HsdR N-terminal domain-containing protein translates to MQKLQFPTYQFRFKNSENKVSIFDEIRKKFIILTPEEWVRQHVVRFLLEEKNIPKSLINVEKVLKVNGLRKRYDAVVYNSDGSIYILVECKAPEVKITQGVFDQIARYNLTMDAEYLMVTNGLNHYFCQMDYENEKYDFMPDLPQYATN, encoded by the coding sequence ATGCAAAAGCTACAATTCCCAACTTATCAATTTCGATTCAAAAATAGCGAAAATAAAGTGTCTATCTTTGATGAAATCAGGAAAAAATTCATCATTCTCACACCAGAAGAATGGGTTCGTCAACATGTGGTTCGTTTTTTACTAGAAGAAAAAAACATTCCGAAATCCTTAATCAACGTCGAAAAAGTATTAAAAGTAAACGGATTAAGAAAAAGATATGATGCTGTAGTCTACAATTCTGATGGTAGTATTTATATTTTGGTCGAATGCAAAGCACCCGAAGTAAAAATTACGCAAGGCGTCTTTGACCAAATTGCAAGATACAACCTCACCATGGATGCCGAATATTTAATGGTAACCAACGGTTTGAATCACTACTTTTGTCAAATGGATTATGAAAACGAAAAATATGATTTCATGCCTGACTTACCTCAATACGCAACAAATTAA
- the holA gene encoding DNA polymerase III subunit delta: MDEVIKIVNDIKAGNIKPIYFLMGEEAYYIDKLSDYIEDTILTEEEKGFNQTVLYGRDVTIEDIVSTAKRYPMMADRQVVIVKEAQELSRTIDKIEAYAENPMPSTVLVFAYKYKTLDKRKKVTKTLAKNGLVFESKKLYENQVGDWIKRVLAGKKYAIEPKAAAMLVEFLGTDLSKINNELEKLKVVLPKGSTITAHDIEENIGFSKDFNVFELRKAIGERNQLKAYKIAENFAQNPKDNPMVMTTGLVFGFFIQLLKYHGTKDKNPKVVAGVIGVNPFFMKEYDVALKNYPMRKVSQIIASLREIDVKSKGVGANALSNGDLLKEMLYKIFN, translated from the coding sequence ATGGACGAGGTAATAAAAATTGTTAATGATATCAAGGCGGGAAATATAAAACCGATTTATTTTTTGATGGGCGAGGAGGCTTATTATATTGATAAATTATCGGATTATATTGAGGACACGATTTTGACTGAGGAAGAAAAAGGGTTTAATCAAACCGTTTTGTATGGTCGAGACGTAACTATTGAAGATATTGTATCAACCGCAAAACGCTACCCAATGATGGCTGATAGACAAGTCGTAATTGTTAAGGAAGCGCAGGAATTGAGTCGTACCATTGATAAAATCGAAGCTTATGCCGAAAATCCGATGCCATCGACTGTGCTTGTGTTTGCTTACAAGTACAAAACACTAGATAAACGTAAAAAAGTCACCAAAACATTGGCTAAAAATGGCTTAGTTTTCGAAAGCAAAAAGTTGTACGAGAATCAAGTAGGTGATTGGATAAAGCGTGTTTTGGCTGGTAAAAAATATGCAATTGAGCCCAAAGCGGCCGCTATGCTAGTGGAATTTCTAGGTACAGATTTGAGTAAAATTAATAATGAACTAGAAAAGCTAAAGGTGGTTTTGCCTAAAGGAAGCACAATTACAGCACATGATATTGAAGAAAATATCGGTTTTAGTAAAGATTTTAATGTTTTTGAATTGCGTAAAGCAATAGGGGAACGCAACCAACTGAAAGCGTATAAAATTGCGGAGAATTTTGCCCAGAATCCAAAAGATAACCCAATGGTGATGACCACTGGATTGGTCTTTGGTTTTTTTATACAACTTTTAAAATACCATGGTACAAAAGACAAAAATCCTAAGGTAGTTGCAGGTGTAATTGGTGTCAATCCGTTTTTCATGAAAGAATATGACGTGGCCCTGAAAAATTATCCTATGCGAAAAGTAAGTCAAATTATAGCTTCGTTACGAGAAATCGACGTTAAAAGTAAGGGTGTGGGCGCAAATGCACTCTCAAACGGTGATTTGTTGAAAGAAATGCTGTATAAGATTTTTAATTAG
- a CDS encoding CAL67264 family membrane protein produces the protein MNKNTILGWATFIMLLMGLLLIGLGAFKYNQVAGWGFAAVGVGFLAISWVFNSLKGRL, from the coding sequence ATGAATAAAAATACAATTTTGGGATGGGCCACTTTTATAATGCTATTGATGGGACTCTTATTAATAGGATTAGGTGCATTCAAATATAATCAAGTAGCAGGTTGGGGGTTTGCAGCTGTTGGAGTTGGTTTTTTGGCTATTTCATGGGTGTTTAATTCATTGAAAGGGAGACTTTGA